Proteins found in one Primulina eburnea isolate SZY01 chromosome 16, ASM2296580v1, whole genome shotgun sequence genomic segment:
- the LOC140817412 gene encoding protein SAR DEFICIENT 4-like, translating to MATTKEDEVNVATPPPPVFLTTAALNSLVTYKSLIGHLQSTLPSHADTINSPLRHTHQTSPSSSLLLMPSWCNSPSLPYMGVKLVTYLPNNSTLNLPGVHAVYVLFNSLTGQPLVSMDATGLTPFRTACVSALASCYLSRHDVETLVMIGAGSLAPHLIKAHLIMRPSLKRVVVWNRTLEKARTLVHELTKEGDIFQAVCFESNECLEEAVKLGDIISCATNSETPLVKGLDLKAGAHLDLVGSFTRSMMECDDEALRRGRVYIDNEAAVVEAGELVGALERGVIKKDEILGDLVELIKGEKRGRTDLDEITVFKSVGFAVVDLLSAQFVYESCMNNQVQIK from the coding sequence ATGGCAACGACCAAAGAAGATGAAGTCAACGTCGCCACCCCACCGCCGCCAGTCTTCCTCACCACCGCCGCGCTCAACTCCCTCGTCACCTACAAATCCCTCATCGGCCACCTCCAATCCACCCTACCATCACACGCCGACACCATCAACTCCCCTCTCCGCCACACCCACCAAACAAGCCCCTCGTCCTCCCTCCTCCTCATGCCCTCTTGGTGCAATTCACCATCTCTGCCCTATATGGGTGTGAAGCTAGTCACCTATCTCCCCAACAACTCGACACTCAACTTGCCTGGTGTACACGCCGTTTATGTTCTCTTTAACTCTCTCACAGGCCAGCCCTTGGTATCCATGGATGCCACCGGGCTCACACCCTTCCGCACCGCCTGTGTTTCTGCCTTGGCTTCGTGTTACTTGTCGAGACACGATGTCGAAACTCTTGTGATGATCGGAGCTGGTTCTTTAGCTCCACATTTGATCAAGGCACATTTGATTATGAGGCCAAGTTTGAAAAGAGTTGTGGTGTGGAATAGAACTCTTGAAAAGGCTAGAACTTTGGTTCATGAATTGACGAAAGAGGGTGATATATTTCAAGCGGTGTGTTTTGAGAGTAATGAATGTTTGGAAGAAGCGGTGAAACTGGGCGATATAATCTCCTGTGCTACGAATTCAGAAACACCACTGGTTAAGGGTTTGGATTTGAAGGCAGGGGCGCATTTGGATTTGGTGGGGTCGTTTACTCGGTCGATGATGGAGTGCGATGATGAGGCGTTGAGGAGGGGTAGGGTATATATTGATAATGAGGCGGCGGTCGTGGAGGCTGGCGAATTAGTTGGTGCGTTGGAGAGAGGGGTGATCAAGAAGGATGAGATTTTGGGGGATTTGGTGGAGTTGATCAAAGGGGAGAAACGTGGGAGGACGGATTTGGATGAGATCACTGTTTTTAAATCAGTTGGTTTTGCTGTTGTTGATCTGTTGAGTGCACAGTTTGTGTATGAAAGTTGCATGAATAATCAGGTTCAAATAAAATGA